AAGGAATGGAGTATGTACCACGATCTTTATTTGTAAAGCGTatgtaattataattaagtttttctcatttttgaaatatttttgctcAGTGCACATGGAAGTGCATTATGCATGTGCATAACTTGGGAAACCATCGGTCGCACTGTCGCTGCCGTTGCGTATGCTCCACGCTAATTAGCTGAATCGCCCCAAGTGGCTCCGAGTGGCTCCGAGTGGCACCATCTTTTCCGAGTTAATGAGAGTGAAAGGCGagttaaaatatatacatataaaaaataaattcgcaTATTCGCAAGCAAGCGACTCTAGGCAAATTAACCGGGGATGAGTTGGAAAGTCGAGCCGGTGGCGATTGTGTGTTGGGATGTTGAGAACAGGTCTACTGCGTTTACAACCAGCAATTATACGTGTTTTGCGCACTGTGATTCTCAATGAGCGTTTGGCGTTAGTTGTCTATAAATTATGAGCCTAATGACGGCCAGTGTTTTATGGAATCCGGACTATTTGGATTTTGAGTGCTTTTTAACGCCCAGCTgagtcacacacacacacacacacacacacacacacacacacacaaggagCTCCCATTAACCTTCCCATGCCAGGCTGGGCATTATGAGATCACATGTGCTGATAGCGGAAAGGAGAAacatttggcattttcggCCATTTGGCTggctgctgccactgcaaGAACCGCTCGGTGGTGCAGCGGTGCAGTGGTGCTGTGGTGCAGTTTGTTTGCCACCTCGCTGCCGTTTAATTTacgctttgtttgtttgtttgtttctgtCTTTTGTTTGCGTCCTGAGGTGAATGTTTGATTTATAGCCCGATTATAAGCCGAAATGTCATAGATTTCTGCTGCGTTCGAATTCAGCTTGGAATCGATGGACTCTCCTCCTCTAACAAATAGCATACGAAGCTCATCGAATCGATCTTATTACTTAAATGACGACTTTAAGGGTTTAATAAAccaaaatgatttatttttttgctacTAATCCAAATTCCGTTGCCTGATTTTCCAATATTTGTTAATGCAGCAAGTGTCACAGATAATCCACACAAATGGCAATTGTAATTTTCGTTCAATATGTAGGTTTTTCGCAATTATCTCTGACCAGCGGTCAACGTGTCGTATGAGTAACacgattttaattaagcaaacagAAGATAACAACCACATGGCTAACCCCTCTGTGAATTCCCCTTGCAGGTGGCCGTCCGCAGCCTTGGTGGTGTCGCAATAACCGAAACGGTGGCCAAAACCGATCGCCCATCTCGATCAAGCACTCGGCGGACAGCATCCGGCGGCCCACAAGCAACTCCGGCGTTTGGACCTGGCTGGGCGGCAGTCGCCGCTCCTCCGCCGGTCCCGACCAGATTGGTCCGCCGTCGACGTCGCCGGCGGAGAACCACTATACCCACATGGACGACGCCTACAGTCCGGTGGGCGTGAGCGAGGCGCTCTACGCGGAACTGGATCGCGAGTCCGTGCGATCCGCCAATCCCTCATATCAGAATACGGCCTACAGTCAGTGTGGCGAGGTGGGTACTCTTACTCTTTACTCTTAAATTAGCATTGCCATATTAATCCTGCAATCCTTCCGCCATTACAGAAATACAATTACCAGGGCCACGAGCAGGACATTCCCATGGTGGTCTCCTCGGCGCCCAGCAGTGCTTACTACTCGGATCTGTCGGTGACCGCGATGCCCGGCGGAGCGAGTGGCAGTAATCAGGGCGCCTACGAGATTGTCGGTCTGAACGTGATGTCCCAGCCGCTGCCCAACTGGGATCATCATGGAGGTGGTGTGGGTGGCGTTGGTGGCGGTGGCGTTGTggctgcaggagcagcagccgccaTCCTgggaggcggtggtggtgggggtAATGGCCTAACGCCAGGCGAGGCGGCGGCGATGACGCAACGACGAGGTCCTCGACTGGCGGCCATCAATGAGACGAGCACCAGCACTGTGCCCTCGGACTATGTCTAAATGAAGTAAacgtttaaaaacaaaatacaaaacataATGTGAAATGTTCAGCGAGCTTAACATGTTAATAGAATATAGGAGTACGTTATATACATACAACCCACAGATGTAAGGTTACATTTACATAATATTTAACACTTGTATACCATTTAGTGTTTAGTGCGGACTTGTGTCTTTGGTTAATGTCtgaattaaaattataatctGTACCCGTTGCCGATATTGGGATATATTTATACACACTTACAAGGCAAGAATGTATTAGATGTCTAGTTTTTATGTAGTCTCTAAGCAACGATTTAATCGTGGGTGATATTTAGCCTAAAAATATGCTATATTCTTATGTTCTACGtactttaaacattttctaaaaatgtaaaaacgACAACAAACGCATTTTTTCATAGGCTTAGAAGAGTAAAGTAGACGAAGGACAAGAAATCGTATTTCCCCCCAGGATCAGTACACGCAAATATAGAAACGATATATACATACGAATACAACATATTTATACACTCAATATTTACAGCAGCcgagaaaaaaataaaaacgaacgCATTTAGCTCACCaacatatataattatacatatacgagtatatctaTAACAATAACTAAAGAAGCATATTTACAACGATTTTAACGCAACAGATTTCACCATATTTACCGGGGGAAATGATCGTGGCACGTCATATCATTTACCACAccattatacatatgtatgcaaagctatctatatactatataccaTATACAATAAACCGACTCACGACCCTTAGCAGATGTACTTTAGTTTTTAGTGATCCGCGGCAGGAAGCGAATCCTCTGCCGATTAATATATAGTAACACACAAgaacgaacacacacacacatacacaattCCTGTACATTATTGTTTTAgttgaaaatataattaaacaatttattgatatttacATTCTGAATCCCAAAAGGAAGTGGTTCTTTATTGGAgtaattatttgttgataCAGTAAGTACAATAGTACACTTCAAGTATTTAATATCATTTTTAGCAAAGtaagaaattttattttataaaaaatacataacaAAAACCCAGGTTTATAAATTCAACAAACTTAAAggataaaaaacaaatgaaataaaatcaacaatCAACTATAACTACAGTTCGATGAAGAATATGCACTTTTTCCTATACTTCCTGATTTGGATAACTACATATTCTTAAACAgaaagaactaaaaaaaaagtttattgccAAAATCCCCGTATCCTTATACTTCCTGATTTATTGTCATTATTCGAAGTTATTCActtaatatgaaaatatagTAAAAAGTGTCATTTACCCAAATCTTCCTGATTTTTTCCGCTTTTAAGGGTAGTTTGACGTATACATAAACGgtataaaactaaaactatatcttctttaataaattgcatttaccCTACACTTCCTGATTAGTGTTATCAAGGGTTATGGCCTCATAAATAATCTCCTCTTGGTTACTTAACATTACTAAGGGTTATTGTCATATACTTGTACCCTAGGACTTCTGCTTTATTGTCATTAACTTATACCCATCTGATTTATTGTCATTATTTGGGGTTACCTCCATTAACCTATACCCATCTGATTTATTGTCATTATTTGGGGTTAACGTCATTACCTTATACCCTACACCAACTGCATTATTGTCGTCATGGCGGGTTATTGTCATATTAATTAGTTAATCCGTAAGTAACAAAAACTACAgcttattaaaaaatgttatttaccCTAAACTTCCTGATTTGTTATCGTTATCAAGGGTAATGTGACGTGCACTTGAGCCATTAGAAACTCAGACTAGTTGATTAAAAATTGCTCTTCCCTACTCTTCTTGTTTGTTATCGTAATAAAACCCTCAATAAAGGAGGTgtgtaaatattaattatgatGCGAGTCTAGTAAAATGCGATATGAATGTTGTACTTTTCACTGAACCtaaaatatgttaaatatGTTAACTTGTTTAACCCATACTAGATAGTTGCAACAGAGCACAAGCAGTCTGCTGATTCTCCCCCGATTCGTGCACCTTGCGATGGGTGCGCAAGGCAGAGGGTTGTATAAATCGCTTGCCACAAACATGACACTCAAAGTTCTTTTCGCCCGTGTGGGTCATTTCGTGATATTTTCGCGTGTCGGGTGAGGCGAACTTCTTTTCGCAATAGTTGCAGGCGTAATCCCGTGCCTTTTCGTGAATTGTGCGGATATGTTTCTTAAGACTCGTTGAGCTGTTGCACACTTTGGGGCAATCCTTGCAGGACCAGGTCTTCTCCAGAGTATGATAGTTGATATGCAGTCGCAGTTCGTTCTTGGTCGTCTTCTTGAGACCACAGTAGGGGCAGCTGAAGTTTTTTATGCCCTGGTGGCGCATCATGTGAATCTTGAGCTTCTCCGCGCTATAGAAACGCAACGTACATTCCGGCAGTTCGCAGGCAAAGGGCAAGACCAGCTGGTCGCCGTGTGTGAACCGATGCTGACTAAGAGCAGAGCCAGTCTTGAATACCCGACCACAGAACTCGCACATATGGGTCTTCAAAGGCTTGCCAATGTCGTGAGCCTTGCTCTGGTGGTACTTCAGCGAAGCCTTGTGCCTGTACATCCTGTTGCAGCCCTCCTCCTCGCAGACAAACCGCATGCCCACTTCCGAGTGCTCCAGCTCATGCTGCCTCAGGTTCTCGAATCGATTAAAAGCTTCCTCGCATCCGGGCTCAGTGCAATGATACAGCATGTGCCCCTGGTGCTCCTTCTTGTGGAGAATCAGGCGCTTTTCCTCGCGAAACTCGTCGGCGCACAGGTCGCACTTGTAAGTGGTCAATGAGGGCTCCTGAAATCAATCACGCCTTAACTAACACTCCTCTTGAAACCTTAAACGTAAACTCACTTCCAAAGCTTTCTTTTCCGTTTCCGGGGTATTTGGGACATTTTCGATGAAGGTATTCCATAC
This portion of the Drosophila santomea strain STO CAGO 1482 chromosome 3L, Prin_Dsan_1.1, whole genome shotgun sequence genome encodes:
- the LOC120449693 gene encoding uncharacterized protein LOC120449693 isoform X2, whose amino-acid sequence is MAINQMACEIRQRPRKETAGELGWAFTLIIVSIISALIGAIVMVIVLRCRRIKSANANGGRPQPWWCRNNRNGGQNRSPISIKHSADSIRRPTSNSGVWTWLGGSRRSSAGPDQIGPPSTSPAENHYTHMDDAYSPVGVSEALYAELDRESVRSANPSYQNTAYSQCGEKYNYQGHEQDIPMVVSSAPSSAYYSDLSVTAMPGGASGSNQGAYEIVGLNVMSQPLPNWDHHGGGVGGVGGGGVVAAGAAAAILGGGGGGGNGLTPGEAAAMTQRRGPRLAAINETSTSTVPSDYV
- the LOC120449693 gene encoding uncharacterized protein LOC120449693 isoform X1, with translation MADIYQDASTTLRSVFPNSRLDSLAGVDRRLESQLPGPPDADADAVTTAASNIGYNPLNDEDWWANAIEVDTFDSPLAFDASENGLWNGHFVPPPPRPPFLDESVAADGLTTCDLCTWAWQRNAYSLDGSIETAGELGWAFTLIIVSIISALIGAIVMVIVLRCRRIKSANANGGRPQPWWCRNNRNGGQNRSPISIKHSADSIRRPTSNSGVWTWLGGSRRSSAGPDQIGPPSTSPAENHYTHMDDAYSPVGVSEALYAELDRESVRSANPSYQNTAYSQCGEKYNYQGHEQDIPMVVSSAPSSAYYSDLSVTAMPGGASGSNQGAYEIVGLNVMSQPLPNWDHHGGGVGGVGGGGVVAAGAAAAILGGGGGGGNGLTPGEAAAMTQRRGPRLAAINETSTSTVPSDYV
- the LOC120447811 gene encoding zinc finger protein 99 yields the protein MGHLDKCRVCSCDVARDDEAYNLLHHPYLAVKFSECTNIVVDPDDQDILPSEICSECYELLEKFHSFRALCIIADNKWRSKSLVTWKKIDRRQPVYEVDEDEDEELELEELLLEPPEMIICDSNLSAQNAQKIAEQAPPTLVWNTFIENVPNTPETEKKALEEPSLTTYKCDLCADEFREEKRLILHKKEHQGHMLYHCTEPGCEEAFNRFENLRQHELEHSEVGMRFVCEEEGCNRMYRHKASLKYHQSKAHDIGKPLKTHMCEFCGRVFKTGSALSQHRFTHGDQLVLPFACELPECTLRFYSAEKLKIHMMRHQGIKNFSCPYCGLKKTTKNELRLHINYHTLEKTWSCKDCPKVCNSSTSLKKHIRTIHEKARDYACNYCEKKFASPDTRKYHEMTHTGEKNFECHVCGKRFIQPSALRTHRKVHESGENQQTACALLQLSSMG